A window of Thioalbus denitrificans genomic DNA:
CCCACGTCGAAGACGTAGAAGGAGAAGTCGCGGGTGAGGTTGCTCACCGTGTCGATGGCGCTGAAGGGGATGGTGTGCACCGTGCCGGTGAGGTCCCGCAGCCGTACCGAGCGGATCGAGATGGCCTCCACCACCCCGGCCCGATCGCCGAGCTTCACCACGTCGCCCACCGCCATCAGATCCTGGAACAGGATGAACACCCCGGTGATGACGTCCTGCACCAGCTTCTGGGCGCCGAAGCCCACCGCCAGGCCCACCACGCCGGCACCGGCGAGCAGGGGGGCGATGTTGATGCCGAGCTCGGAGAGGATCATCAGCACCGAGACCACGCTCACCACCACCAGCAGGGCATTGCGCGCCACGCTCATCAGCGTGCGGGTGCGCGCACTGCGCACCAGCACCTGGCCATCGGGCCCGGTCTCCCGCAGGCGCCGCTCCAGGTAGCCGCCGATGATCTCCCAGGCCGCCAGGGCCACCAGCAGGATGCCGGCCACCCGGACGAAAATGGCGACGACGGCCCGGCCCGGTCCGGAGATCAGCCACTCCAGGGTACCCAGTCCCCATGCCTGCATAACGGCCAGCGCCGCCATCACGTAGATCACCGCCCGCAATACCGCGGAGAGAATGGGAAGGTAGCGGTTGGCCCGCCGCTCCAGCCCCGGGAGCTGCCGCTGCAGCTCGGGACTGATACGGAACCGCAGCTCCACCAGCCGGCCCGCCACCTGGTCCGCCCCCCGGCCGAGCAGCAGCACCAGCAGGGTGAGCGCGGTGCCGCGGAACAGGTAGACAAAGCCGCCCGGGACCCCCAGCGAGCCGATCACGAACAGCAGGCCGGTATAGAGCGCCGCCAGCAGGTGCCAGGTCCGCGCCAGGCTGTTGCGCAGGGCCTGCAGTCCGGCACCGGGGGGCGTCCCGGCCCCCTCCGGCCGGCCACGAATCCAGGTGGCCACCGGCTCACGGTTCTGCAGGATGAAGATCACCACCAGCACCGCGACCACCAGGCCGAGCAGGCGCAGCAGGAAGGCATGGAGGTCGCCGGGCAGCCCCATCAGGAGGGCCGCCTGCAGCAGGAAGAAGCCGTAGCCCGCCGTGCCCGCCAGCCGCAGGGTCCAGATGTCCACGTAGTGGGCGCTCTCGTCATCCATGGCGGCCAGGCGCAGCGAGGGGGCATCGGGCGTCACCACCGCCCGCACCACCGCGCGCAGCCCCTGTACCACGATCAGGGCATAGACCCAGGCCAGCACCACCAGCCGGGTCTGCTCGCGCGGGTCCACCAGGGCCAGCGCCGTCCACGCGGCCAGGGCGAAGGCGCCCACGGGGACGATTTCCAGCATCAGCGAGGGGACAAAGGCCAGCAGTCGCGAGGCCAGGGTATCGCGCACACGTCCGGCCAGCGCCCGTCGCGGGCGCCGCGTGAGCACCCGCAGCAGCATCCAGGCCAGGTAGCCGGCACCGAGGGTGAGCGCGAGGTTGCCCAGCACGGAGAGCCAGAAGGAACGCCGTTCGGGGTCGGACCATTGCCGGGGCAGGCGCTCGAGGAGCAGCGGCAGCTCACCCACGACACTTGCCACGGTCCGGAGCTCTCCGGCCAGCACGCCGAAGCGCTGGGAAACGCGCCCGAGCAGGTCGGCCGTGACGCCCTGGAGCGCGGCGCCGTTCGCGTCGCCCGCCGCGGCCGGCGCTGTTTCACGCAGGCGCTCCAGCAGTCGCGCACGGGCGTCCGGATTCTCCAGTACGTGGATCAGGGCCTCCACATCCGCATCGGCGGCCGGCGGTTCGGCGGCCGGCTGCGCGCCCGCCGGAGCCGGAAGAAGCAGCGGGAACACCAGGAGCAGCAGGATGATGAGGTTGGCGGTGCGGATATGGCGGATCCGATGCATGTGAAAGTCCCTGTAAGACTTGTGTAAAAAACCGTGGGAGAGCCCTATATACTGGGCACGCGGAGATACAATCAGATGAAACTCTGCGTCACCCGGCGCTGGTCGCCGGTCGGTCCCGTTCTGATTACCACGGCCGCAGACTCAATCTGCCGACCCTTACGAGGGTAAGGCACTCAGAATCCAGATCAAGCCAGCACGGCGCCACGGGCGCTCTGAATCACCCGGTGCAGGCCCTGCAGGAGAGAGGAATGGACAGCAACAAGCGGCTCAAGACCGATATCGTGAAGGGCGGGCACTACGCGGCGAACCTGGATGCCGAAGCCGACGAGACCTATGACGAGCAGTTCGAGAGCCTGGTCCACGGGATGCTGGTGCGTCTGGGCGAGGATCCCCGGCGCGAGGGACTCACCCGCACCCCGCTGCGGGTGGCCAAGGCGATGGATTTCCTCACCAGCGGCTACGGCGTCACCGCCGAGGAGGTGGTGAAGGGCGCCCTGTTCGAGGACGACTGCAAGGAGATGGTGCTGGTGAAGGACATCGAGTTCTACTCGCTGTGCGAGCACCATGTCCTGCCGTTCTTCGGCCGGGCCCACGTGGCCTACCTCCCGAACGGGAAGATCATCGGCCTGAGCAAGATCGCCCGCATCGTGGATGTCTTCGCCCGGCGCCTGCAGGTACAGGAGCGCATGACCAACCAGATCGCCGACGCGCTGATGGAGATCATGAACGCCCACGGCGTGGCGGTGGTCACCGAGGCCAGCCACTTCTGCATGATGATGCGCGGCGTGCAGAAGCAGAACAGCTCCACCATCACCAGCGCCATGCGCGGCACCTTCGAGCGCAACGCCTCCACCCGCGCCGAGTTCCTGGACCTCATCCGGCGCTGACGCGCGTGAGTGCGTGAGTGCGTGAGTGCGTGAGTGCGTGAGTGCGTGAGTGCGTGAGTGCGTGAGTGCGTGAGTGCGTGAGTGCGTGAGTGCGTGAGTGCGTGAATGCGTGAGCCGTAGCCGTAGGTCGGCATCGACCGCCTTTTCGCAATAACGCATTCACGCACTCACGGCCGCCCTACTCGTGCCGCAGAGCCTCGATGGGGTCCAGCCGGGCGGCCCGGCGCGCGGGGAAGTAGCCGAACACCACCCCCACGGCGGCGGAGAAGAGGAAGGCCAGCAGGGTGATGGCCGGGTCGAGGATGAAGGGCACCTGCATCAGGTCCGCCAGCACCATCGAGGCGCTGACCGCCAGCACCACGCCGACGACCCCGCCCAGGGAGGAGAGCACCACCGCCTCCACCAGGAACTGCAGCAGCACCTCCCGCTCCAGTGCGCCGATGGCGAGACGGATGCCGATCTCGCGGGTGCGCTCCGTGACCGACACCAGCATGATGTTCATGATGCCGATGCCCCCCACCAGCAGGCTTACCGCCGCCACTGCCCCCAGCAGCATGGTGAGCACCCGCGTGGTGCCGGTCAGGGTCTCGGCAATCTGCTTGGTGTCGAGAACGTTGAAATCGTCATCCTCGTTGGCGGCGATGTGGCGTCGCTCGCGCAGCAGGCGGGTGATGTCCGCCTGCACCTTCTCCGTGGAGGCCCCGTCGCGCACCGAGACCAGGATACTGCTCACCTCCGTCTTGCCGGATATGCGCCGCTGGAAGGTGCGCAGTGGGATGACGATGACGTCGTCCTGGTCCATCCCCATGGCCGACTGACCCTTGGAGCGCAGCAGGCCGATGATCTCGCAGGAGAACTGCTTGAGCCGGATCTTGCTTCCCACCGGGCTCCGGGTCCCGAACAGCTCCTTGCGCACGGTCGCGCCGATGACGCAGGCCGCCTTGCCGGCCCGCAGCTCCGAGGGAGTGAACTCGCGCCCTTCCTGGAGCTCCCAGTTGCCCACGGCGAAGTAGTCGTTGGTGCTGCCGGTGACGCTGGTGGACCAGTTCTCGGTGGCGTAGATGGCCGTCACGGTCTGGGATGCGGAGGGCGCGACCGCCTTGATGGAATTCACCTCGGCGAAAATGGCCTGCGCATCGGCCAGCTTGAACCGGTTGGAACCGGCCGAATCGCGTCCGGGCCCCATCCGCCGGCCGGGGCGCACCATGATCAGGTTGCTGCCGAGGCTGGCGATCTGGTTGGAGACCATGGCCGTGGCGCCGTTGCCCAGGGTCACCATGGTGATTACCGCGGCCACGCCGATGACGATGCCGAGGATGGTGAGGAAGGAGCGCAGCAGGTTGCGGCGAATCTCCCGCAGCGAGAGCAGCAGCGCATTCCAGAACATCAGCGTTCCTCCCCGCCCTGGCTCTCATCGATCACCCGGCCGTCGACGAAGTGGATCACCCGGCCGGCGTAGGCCGCCATCTCCTGCTCGTGGGTCACCATCAGAACGGTGATGCCCTGGTCGCGGTTGAGACCGCAGAGCAGCTCCATGATCTCGCGGCTGCGGGCGGTGTCCAGGTTGCCGGTGGGTTCGTCGGCGAGCAGCACTGCCGGATCGGTAACGATGGCCCGGGCGATGGCCACCCGCTGCTGCTGGCCGCCCGAGAGTTCTCCCGGCGTATGCCGCTCCCAGCCGCCCAGCCCCACCGCCTCCAGTGCCTGGCGGGCACGGGCATGGCGCGCTGCGCGGGCAATGCCACGGTAGATGAGGGGCAGCTCCACGTTCTCCAGCGCCGAGGTGCGCGAGAGCAGGTTGAAACCCTGGAACACGAAACCCAGGTAGTGGCGGCGCAGCAGCGCCCGCTGGTTGCGGCTCAGGCTCTCCACCGCCACCCCCCGGAACCGGTAGGAGCCGGAGGAGGGGATGTCGAGGCAGCCGAGAATGTTCATGGCGGTGGACTTGCCCGAGCCGCTCGGCCCCATGATGGCGGCGAACTCACCCGCCTGGATGCGCAGGTCCACCCCGCGCAGGGCCTGCAGGGCGGCCTGGCCCTGGCCGTAGACCTTGGTGACGCTGCGGAACTCGATTAGCGGTGCCGCCTGGTCCCGATCCGGGCTCATCGCCCATTGCTCTCAGAATCGACGATGACCGCCATGTCCGCCTCCAATCCGCCGGAGACGATCTCCGTCATGCGCCCGTCGTTGGCGCCGGTGGCGACCGCCACCGCCAGCGGCTCTCCGTCGCTCAGGATCCAGACCTGCCTGGCCGCGCCGCCGCCGTTCTGCTGGCTGGCCCTGCGGCCGGTGACGGAGCGGGGCGGGCGGGGCATCAGGCTGGAGACGATGCCCCCGGGACGCTGGTCAGTGCCCGTCGCCGTCCGCGGCGGGGTGAAACGCAACGCGGCGTTGGGCACCTTCAGCACCCCACGGCGCTCCTCCACGGTGATGTCGGCGGTGGCGGTCATCCCCGGCCGCAGGGAGAGATCGTTGTTTTCCACCCGCATGACGGTTTCGTAGGTGACCACCCCCTCCACGGTCTGGGAACCGAAGCTGACGCGGGTGATCTCCGCCGGAAAGAGCTTGTCCGGGTAGGCATCCACGTTGAAGCTGCCCGTCTGCCCCTCGCGCACCTGGCCCACATCCGCCTCGTCCACGTCCACATGCAGTTCCATCTGGGTGAGGTCCTCCGCCAGCGTGAAGAGCACCGGCGCCTGCAGCGAGGCGGCCACGGTCTGGCCCGTCTCCACCGAGCGGGTGAGGACGATGCCGTTGATGGGAGAGCGGATGCTGGCCTTGGCGAGATCGGTCTCGTCCACTTCCAGGGCCGCCTGCGCCTCGGACACGGCGGCCTCGGCGCTGGCCTGGTCGGCCTCGGCCCGCGCCAGCGTGGCCTCAGCGGCGTCGATGTCCGCGGGCGCCGGCATCTTGCCGCCGCTCAGCTCCGCCACCTGGCGCAGGCGGGCGAGATTGGCGCGCGCCTCCCGGACGCTGGCGGCGGCCTGCCGGACCTTCGCCTCGGCGGACTTGAGCGCGGCGCGGGAGCGCAGGACCTGGGCCCCGAGCTTGGTGGTGTCGAGCCGCGCCAGCTCCTGCCCCACCTCCACCCGATCGTTCTCCTCCACGAACACCGACTTGATGATGCCGGAGAGTTCGCTGCCCACCTCCACCTGGTTGGTGGGTTGCAGGGTCCCGGTGGCGGTCACGGTCACGTGGAGGTCCCCACGCACGACCGGCTCGGTGAGGTAACGCACCCCGGTCGAGGGCGTGTCGCTGCTTCCGTACCAGACCCCCGCGGCCACCAGGGCCAGCAGGCAGAGACCGATGAGAACCCGCCGCAGGACCTTTCCGCGGGGGGAACCGCCCTTCGAGCTCAACACCTGGTTGAGATCATCGCTATCCCTGATATCGGGCCCGCTCATGTTTCCCGTCCCTCACTCAAGACGCCCATCGGGGCCGGCCTCGGCCGCCCCTGCCCATCCGCCACCGAGAGCCTTGTACAGGCGTATAACTTCAGACACAATTTCACTTTCCGCGCTACTCAACTGACTTTCAAGACTTAATACCGAGCGCTGAGTATCGAGAACGGTCTGGAAATCCACCAGGCCGGAACTATATTGCGCCTGTGCGAGTGCCGCGGCACTCCGGGCCGAACCGGTGGCGACGCGCAGCGCATCCCGCTCCGCCTGCCGGTTGGCGAGCCCCGCCAGGATGTTCTCCACCTCCTCGAGGGCATTCAGGACGGTGGTTTCGTAGCTGGCCAGGGCCTGTTCCTGGAGCGCGGTCCGGATCTCGATGTTCCGGCGAATGCGCCCGCCGTCGAAGAGGGTGGCGGCGAGACTCGCCGCCAGGGAACGGGTCACGGCACCGCCGCCGAACAACGAATCGAGGGCCAGAGACTCCAGCCCCAGGGTGCCGCTCAGGCTGAAATCCGGGTAGCGATCCGCCTCCGCCTCGCCGATGCGCGCGGTCGCGGCAGCCAGGTTCCGCTCGGCGGCGCGGATATCCGGCCGCCGGCGCAAGGCGTCCGCCGGGATGCCCACGGCGATGGTCCTGGGCGGTGACGGGATCGGCCGCACCGCCGCCAGTTGTCCGTCGAGGTCCCCGGGGTTGCGCCCGAGCAGTACCGCAAGGCGGTTCTGCGCCGCCACAGCGCCGGTGCGCAGACCCGGCATCTGGGCCCGGGTCTGTTCCAGGCTGGAGCGGGCCTGTTCCACATCCAGCGCCGTCGTCAGCCCGGCCAGCGCCCGCCAGCGGGTGAGATCGAGGGTCTCTTCCTGGCTGGCCAGGTTGCGCCTCGCAATGTCCAGTCGCGTCTGGTAGTCCCGCAGCTCCACATAGTTCAGGGCCACCTCGGCCGCCAGCGTGATCCGGACGTCCCCAAGCTCTGCCGCGGCGGCGGCCAGGTCGGCCTGGGCCGCCTCGAGAGCCCGGCGCCTGCCGCCGAAGAGGTCCGTCTCCCAGCCGGCGTCGAAGCCGGCCGCGTAGAGGTCCCGGGTCTGCCCACTGCCGCTCTCGCCACTGGAGGTGCTGCGCCTGATACTGGCGGAGGCGCCGAGGGTCGGAAACCGCTCGGCGGCGGCCACACCGCGCCGGGCCCGGGCCTCGCGCAGCCGGGCCAGCGCGGCCTTCACATCGGGACTGCCCGCCAGCGCCTGCTCGACGAGGTCCGCCAGGAGCGGATCGTCGAAATTCGCCCACCAGTGGGAGTGATCCAGGATTCCGGAATCCATCCCGACGCTCGACCCCGCCGCGCTCCGCTGCCAGGCCGCGGGAACCCCGGGTTCCGGCGCCTTGTAGTCCGGCCCCACCGCGGCGCAGCCGCCCAGAACAAGCGCGACGAGAAACAACGGACCGATCCGCCCGCCTTGCTCGCGCGACCGGGCCGATGACGCGGGTGCTTCTCTCATGACGCTGGCGAACCTCATTCCGGCGGGCATTCTCCCCGTTGCTCACCCAATGAGTATGG
This region includes:
- a CDS encoding mechanosensitive ion channel domain-containing protein yields the protein MHRIRHIRTANLIILLLLVFPLLLPAPAGAQPAAEPPAADADVEALIHVLENPDARARLLERLRETAPAAAGDANGAALQGVTADLLGRVSQRFGVLAGELRTVASVVGELPLLLERLPRQWSDPERRSFWLSVLGNLALTLGAGYLAWMLLRVLTRRPRRALAGRVRDTLASRLLAFVPSLMLEIVPVGAFALAAWTALALVDPREQTRLVVLAWVYALIVVQGLRAVVRAVVTPDAPSLRLAAMDDESAHYVDIWTLRLAGTAGYGFFLLQAALLMGLPGDLHAFLLRLLGLVVAVLVVIFILQNREPVATWIRGRPEGAGTPPGAGLQALRNSLARTWHLLAALYTGLLFVIGSLGVPGGFVYLFRGTALTLLVLLLGRGADQVAGRLVELRFRISPELQRQLPGLERRANRYLPILSAVLRAVIYVMAALAVMQAWGLGTLEWLISGPGRAVVAIFVRVAGILLVALAAWEIIGGYLERRLRETGPDGQVLVRSARTRTLMSVARNALLVVVSVVSVLMILSELGINIAPLLAGAGVVGLAVGFGAQKLVQDVITGVFILFQDLMAVGDVVKLGDRAGVVEAISIRSVRLRDLTGTVHTIPFSAIDTVSNLTRDFSFYVFDVGVAYREDVDQVMDLLRAVGDELQADPAFAPLILEPLEVLGVDAFADSAVMIKARIKTVPLKQWSVGREFNRRMKHRFDAEGIEIPFPHLSVYFGADKEGKAPPAFVKLQEPAAGTAAAD
- the folE gene encoding GTP cyclohydrolase I FolE, translated to MDSNKRLKTDIVKGGHYAANLDAEADETYDEQFESLVHGMLVRLGEDPRREGLTRTPLRVAKAMDFLTSGYGVTAEEVVKGALFEDDCKEMVLVKDIEFYSLCEHHVLPFFGRAHVAYLPNGKIIGLSKIARIVDVFARRLQVQERMTNQIADALMEIMNAHGVAVVTEASHFCMMMRGVQKQNSSTITSAMRGTFERNASTRAEFLDLIRR
- a CDS encoding ABC transporter permease, yielding MFWNALLLSLREIRRNLLRSFLTILGIVIGVAAVITMVTLGNGATAMVSNQIASLGSNLIMVRPGRRMGPGRDSAGSNRFKLADAQAIFAEVNSIKAVAPSASQTVTAIYATENWSTSVTGSTNDYFAVGNWELQEGREFTPSELRAGKAACVIGATVRKELFGTRSPVGSKIRLKQFSCEIIGLLRSKGQSAMGMDQDDVIVIPLRTFQRRISGKTEVSSILVSVRDGASTEKVQADITRLLRERRHIAANEDDDFNVLDTKQIAETLTGTTRVLTMLLGAVAAVSLLVGGIGIMNIMLVSVTERTREIGIRLAIGALEREVLLQFLVEAVVLSSLGGVVGVVLAVSASMVLADLMQVPFILDPAITLLAFLFSAAVGVVFGYFPARRAARLDPIEALRHE
- a CDS encoding ABC transporter ATP-binding protein gives rise to the protein MSPDRDQAAPLIEFRSVTKVYGQGQAALQALRGVDLRIQAGEFAAIMGPSGSGKSTAMNILGCLDIPSSGSYRFRGVAVESLSRNQRALLRRHYLGFVFQGFNLLSRTSALENVELPLIYRGIARAARHARARQALEAVGLGGWERHTPGELSGGQQQRVAIARAIVTDPAVLLADEPTGNLDTARSREIMELLCGLNRDQGITVLMVTHEQEMAAYAGRVIHFVDGRVIDESQGGEER
- a CDS encoding efflux RND transporter periplasmic adaptor subunit, whose amino-acid sequence is MSGPDIRDSDDLNQVLSSKGGSPRGKVLRRVLIGLCLLALVAAGVWYGSSDTPSTGVRYLTEPVVRGDLHVTVTATGTLQPTNQVEVGSELSGIIKSVFVEENDRVEVGQELARLDTTKLGAQVLRSRAALKSAEAKVRQAAASVREARANLARLRQVAELSGGKMPAPADIDAAEATLARAEADQASAEAAVSEAQAALEVDETDLAKASIRSPINGIVLTRSVETGQTVAASLQAPVLFTLAEDLTQMELHVDVDEADVGQVREGQTGSFNVDAYPDKLFPAEITRVSFGSQTVEGVVTYETVMRVENNDLSLRPGMTATADITVEERRGVLKVPNAALRFTPPRTATGTDQRPGGIVSSLMPRPPRSVTGRRASQQNGGGAARQVWILSDGEPLAVAVATGANDGRMTEIVSGGLEADMAVIVDSESNGR
- a CDS encoding efflux transporter outer membrane subunit, with protein sequence MPAGMRFASVMREAPASSARSREQGGRIGPLFLVALVLGGCAAVGPDYKAPEPGVPAAWQRSAAGSSVGMDSGILDHSHWWANFDDPLLADLVEQALAGSPDVKAALARLREARARRGVAAAERFPTLGASASIRRSTSSGESGSGQTRDLYAAGFDAGWETDLFGGRRRALEAAQADLAAAAAELGDVRITLAAEVALNYVELRDYQTRLDIARRNLASQEETLDLTRWRALAGLTTALDVEQARSSLEQTRAQMPGLRTGAVAAQNRLAVLLGRNPGDLDGQLAAVRPIPSPPRTIAVGIPADALRRRPDIRAAERNLAAATARIGEAEADRYPDFSLSGTLGLESLALDSLFGGGAVTRSLAASLAATLFDGGRIRRNIEIRTALQEQALASYETTVLNALEEVENILAGLANRQAERDALRVATGSARSAAALAQAQYSSGLVDFQTVLDTQRSVLSLESQLSSAESEIVSEVIRLYKALGGGWAGAAEAGPDGRLE